The following proteins are encoded in a genomic region of Drosophila bipectinata strain 14024-0381.07 chromosome XL, DbipHiC1v2, whole genome shotgun sequence:
- the pcx gene encoding protein pecanex isoform X2, whose amino-acid sequence MGSQTLEILRQGVWASLTGGYFYDPHQGVFCNVVHLYLWLYLLCSPFVAYLYFPSTWLTWCLYCVLTSLTILMVKLANLALHRLYDRAQTMSEVNLKGQFFKVTKETEPRHDDEGGIEMKVIRPGGSRISVEQAINEASEENSIMSIDNVNSIIDLKVDVHRKNSSESIELMFYAPSMLSGGSQQDQQSLAGSASVSKSIRSGGGAGAGAAAGATSAAAQADLFNKYLTVYPEVVEAGGSSAGSADGGSSGGDSRSGAATVGMPASGGVAPVRTGHLSRKCSEVFSRRHRWRLERQSSLDTAAASANSAGEHKLMRNQSDTIATMAAPSFLHSQPANKSRGQANPRQHSIASTPGTGGGDGAPSSSSAGAAVVVIAPASNSSANPGRSSRLQRHRSSETHDERLKHQNRGLGRPVLLHPQEIAASSIGALAAIGGGGGSGSSGGNDVEDMELGLARNTGSSGVALQSWILDSSSDVYLEDDSYTKSDLGIEQPHQPASFRGQHHHHHHHHHHLHHHLGGAIIRKDPTSTMSALQLAGGALPAAGGSGGGVGGAAGGGSAAGMKRRRHSNATSFHKQGSKSAFIGGGAAGGGSAGAAPSGGAAGGGGNESGGVRRIKSAALEVLCPQPSVSNLSPHPNSVEAISGQQQMRNPLPPPSKCLVRNKHLSLYPAQGYGDGNAPAAGPGAATATAALPAAPGGAPAGGSTNSSLFFGSSSACGSTTALIEPPVYPIVEHSDEKTAHEELEPSGLGQGNADDDDEVDDVPIRRRTRALGCSQTHHSAESDVGGILADDDDVFKDFDDNMDYIYNELKQTHRQLDEDLRACDLHQNHPHHHSHHHSHHLHKMTEALPAGTAAGGLEDEDEETEDNNTGSRSPLLSDRNRQQATLREIQADQQLRQELSHHQHQEQQSGANPGSIQPPPPPPAPIRSEADSGCPSSDCEQVSASSKDQLLAGMEPEQQRSLAQLDEEQPCTSKMAAKSLGAIPKVVKYREVDELRRRRRGGSPADGGGDACGNEFALVKQQSKLASRNSSSSNSTHSVSLTDSLTADIHKMLWLMHGGAVDERGRPIAGISADGTPIPASSSLVPPNMSSAHFQFYQDAIQALQGAHFTAGGISVEHMNNIERALARDKLRLDAKIMCEQLAAAAEASSGNRGGSANTPLQTQQQVGMLMGGSRAAFSVQGLLNQIRSERQVARNLDAVQQLRVAVAAVAANASEADSGSASGLGVGGPGGGGGSSSGGGVLSALGLANHPSNQISQISQFPNLSQFPHLSQPIPNVDGHLAPYCDYWRPACLLSAAEKPAAPKSFYKYRFKWCGQEHEFKIAMDRLELLALFDRDLHWMHVLLASLLCTLVACLGAAILQHDYYKDLCALLFCAVIAGAQYSLVKSVQPDAASPVHGFNKTVAYSRAIYFCLGGGLLLLLKRLNTDYEDRPPDPVVFFGMRYSPADVVALLLQALYVLLLCFPVIFSVGLCPQINTFLMYLLEQIDMHVFGGNAASSLLGSFLCVVRSVLAVMLLYGPLYGALDEQRGTQYILFSIFCAMLVPLGYHLSRCASDFSHLWRLIKTCIVSTYRDDEDEELSHVAAVTGPALQLATSTPKQRRVADPKTEQEQIELSSLEKLAINEEQPEQAEEALELEQDQGLEQKPHSKSKASSLGSSQQTLAKTISSSKRAITASSSYASIGGAAGEGTAEQAVAAGEVPAEGEDQPPGEETSKRELAEVYDLAAKEAEEAEDKISSSSATNPGDISTLTAGAGTATTDATPACLEPDPDVEGEITGAEEKHHPQGQSAGTGTGNGTTEPSENTNSGNAGVHAGNPNASAGNDLPDPLPRKLQATVTTRLKNDLVVMTLLAVSVLGLHCSTVFTALQPDLNVVLYCFIGVLGLLLHYAVPQMRKHMPWLCFARPLLRQREFGQFEVQTAPQIMWFEKLYIYLSVLERNVLFPLLAISSLTADSQLIVAKFGLPWGTLIVAICALKFVRNAYSDPTNQYLIIIFTVLLFRIDFSMATETFIIDYFFVSLAFRKCCDFLLKLQFIVTYIAPWQITWGSAFHAFAQPFSVPHSAMLFLQAGISALLSTPLNPFLGSAIFLTSYVRPIKFWERDYNTRRIDHSNTRLSSQLERDLGADDNNLNSIFYEHLTRSLQHSLCGDLLMGRWGNVNQGDCFVLASDDLNCLVHIIELGNGLCTFQMRGLEFRGTYCQQREVEAITEDVEDNDGCCCCDPGHLPRLLSANAMFSTRWLAWQVVAAQYVIEGYSISDNLASATLQVFEYRKVLITYYIKHHLLRGEESQAGAVAVLRSHPGSPAAHPGPAVRRSGSHFQLQSGRGL is encoded by the exons CGCATCTCCGTGGAGCAAGCCATCAATGAGGCCAGCGAGGAGAACAGCATCATGTCCATTGACAATGTGAACAGCATCATTG ATCTCAAGGTCGATGTGCATCGCAAAAATAGTTCCGAGTCCATCGAGCTCATGTTCTACGCCCCCTCCATGCTATCCGGCGGCAGCCAGCAGGATCAGCAATCGCTGGCCGGGTCTGCCAGCGTCAGCAAGTCAATACGCAGCGGTGGAGGAGCTGGAGCGGGAGCGGCGGCGGGAGCCACAAGTGCTGCCGCCCAGGCGGATCTCTTCAACAAGTACCTAACAGTCTACCCGGAAGTGGTGGAGGCAGGCGGCAGCAGTGCTGGCAGTGCCGATGGCGGCAGCAGTGGCGGCGACAGTCGCTCTGGAGCCGCTACAGTCGGTATGCCAGCATCAGGAGGAGTGGCACCCGTTCGCACTGGCCACTTATCGAGAAAGTGCTCCGAGGTATTCAGCCGGCGCCACCGATGGCGTTTAGAGCGCCAGAGCAGTCTGGACACGGCGGCGGCGTCGGCCAACTCAGCCGGAGAGCACAAGCTGATGCGAAATCAGTCGGACACGATAGCCACGATGGCGGCACCCTCGTTCCTGCACTCTCAGCCAGCAAATAAGTCGCGTGGCCAGGCCAATCCACGCCAGCACTCTATAGCCAGCACCCCGGGCACGGGGGGAGGAGATGGTGCACCGTCCTCCTCCTCTGCCGGAGCTGCGGTGGTAGTAATTGCCCCTGCCTCGAATTCCTCTGCCAATCCTGGGCGGTCCTCCCGGCTGCAGCGCCACCGGAGCTCAGAGACGCACGACGAGCGGTTGAAGCACCAAAACCGAGGCCTGGGCAGGCCAGTTCTGCTGCATCCCCAGGAGATTGCGGCCAGCAGTATAGGAGCTCTGGCTGCGATCGGTGGGGGCGGCGGAAGTGGCAGCAGTGGCGGCAACGACGTGGAAGACATGGAGCTGGGTCTGGCCAGGAATACGGGAAGCAGCGGTGTGGCCCTGCAGTCCTGGATATTAG ACTCTTCATCGGATGTGTACCTGGAAGACGATAGCTACACCAAATCGGATCTGGGCATCGAGCAGCCGCATCAGCCGGCATCCTTTCGTGgccagcatcatcatcatcaccaccaccaccatcacctgCACCATCATTTGGGCGGAGCCATTATCCGCAAGGACCCCACCAGTACCATGTCTGCGCTTCAGCTGGCGGGTGGCGCTCTGCCAGCGGCGGGTGGATCTGGTGGTGGGGTGGGTGGAGCGGCAGGAGGTGGCTCTGCTGCCGGAATGAAGCGACGCAGACATTCCAATGCCACAAGCTTTCACAAACAAGGTTCCAAATCAGCATTCATCGGCGGCGGAGCGGCGGGAGGAGGCTCGGCTGGAGCAGCGCCAAGTGGAGGTGCTGCCGGTGGAGGCGGCAATGAGTCCGGCGGAGTGAGGCGCATCAAGAGCGCAGCTTTGGAAGTGTTATGCCCGCAGCCCTCGGTCTCCAACCTCAGCCCGCATCCGAACAGCGTGGAGGCCATCTCCGGGCAACAGCAGATGCGGAATCCCCTGCCACCGCCCAGCAAGTGTCTGGTGAGGAACAAGCACCTAAGTCTCTATCCCGCCCAAGGCTATGGGGACGGAAATGCGCCAGCAGCTGGACCAGGAGCTGCAACAGCCACGGCAGCGCTGCCGGCCGCACCGGGAGGAGCACCTGCAGGTGgcagcaccaacagcagcCTGTTCTTTGGCAGTTCCAGTGCCTGTGGCTCCACCACAGCACTCATCGAGCCACCCGTGTATCCTATTGTGGAGCATTCCGACGAGAAGACCGCCCACGAGGAGCTGGAGCCAAGCGGACTGGGCCAGGGCAAtgccgacgacgacgacgaggtgGACGATGTGCCCATCCGTCGGCGGACACGGGCGCTTGGCTGCAGTCAGACGCACCACAGCGCCGAGTCGGATGTGGGCGGCATCCTGGCCGACGACGACGATGTGTTCAAGGACTTCGACGACAACATGGACTACATATACAACGAACTAAAGCAGACGCACCGGCAACTGGACGAGGATCTGCGGGCCTGCGATCTGCACCAGAACCATCCCCATCACCATTCCCACCACCACTCCCACCACCTGCACAAAATGACGGAGGCACTGCCGGCCGGGACCGCTGCGGGCGGCCTGGaagacgaggacgaggagacGGAGGACAACAATACGGGCTCCCGGTCACCGCTGCTCAGTGATCGCAACCGCCAGCAGGCGACACTGCGCGAGATTCAGGCGGACCAGCAGCTCCGCCAGGAACTGTCGCACCACCAGCATCAGGAGCAGCAGTCCGGCGCCAATCCTGGATCCATCCAACCGCCACCACCTCCGCCCGCACCCATTCGCAGCGAGGCGGACTCTGGCTGTCCGTCCAGCGACTGCGAACAGGTGAGTGCCAGCTCCAAAGATCAGCTGCTAGCGGGTATGGAACCGGAGCAGCAGCGCTCCCTGGCGCAGCTGGATGAGGAGCAGCCCTGTACCTCCAAAATGGCTGCCAAGAGCCTGGGAGCCATTCCCAAGGTAGTCAAGTACCGGGAAGTGGACGAGCTGAGGCGGCGGCGACGCGGTGGCTCTCCAGCGGACGGTGGAGGCGATGCCTGCGGCAATGAGTTCGCCCTGGTGAAACAGCAGTCCAAGCTAGCCTCCCGcaactcctcctcctcgaaCTCCACGCACAGTGTCAGCCTGACGGACAGCCTCACGGCGGACATCCACAAGATGCTCTGGCTGATGCACGGCGGAGCTGTGGACGAGCGCGGCCGACCCATTGCCGGGATATCGGCGGACGGAACACCCATTCCGGCGAGCAGCAGTCTGGTGCCGCCAAACATGTCCAGTGCCCATTTCCAGTTCTACCAGGACGCCATCCAGGCGCTGCAAGGTGCGCACTTTACGGCCGGAGGCATCAGTGTGGAGCACATGAACAACATCGAGCGAGCGCTGGCCCGCGACAAGCTGCGGCTGGACGCCAAGATTATGTGCGAGCAgctggcggcggcggcggaagCCAGCTCCGGGAATCGAGGAGGAAGTGCCAATACGCCGCTGCAGACTCAGCAGCAGGTGGGCATGCTGATGGGCGGCTCCCGGGCGGCCTTCTCGGTCCAGGGACTCTTGAACCAAATTCGCAGCGAGCGGCAGGTGGCCCGCAACCTGGACGCAGTGCAGCAGCTGAGAGTGGCCGTTGCGGCAGTGGCGGCCAATGCCAGTGAGGCGGACTCCGGATCGGCGTCGGGACTGGGCGTCGGTGGGCccggcggtggcggtggatCTTCCAGTGGCGGAGGAGTTCTCAGTGCCCTGGGACTGGCCAATCACCCCAGCAACCAGATCAGCCAAATCAGTCAGTTCCCCAACCTGAGTCAGTTCCCCCATCTCAGCCAGCCCATACCGAACGTGGACGGACATCTGGCTCCGTACTGCGACTACTGGCGGCCGGCATGCCTCCTGTCGGCGGCGGAGAAGCCGGCGGCGCCTAAGAGCTTCTACAAGTACCGGTTCAAGTGGTGCGGGCAGGAGCACGAGTTCAAGATCGCTATGGACCGGCTGGAGCTTTTGGCCCTGTTCGACAGGGATCTGCACTGGATGCACGTGCTCCTGGCGAGTCTGCTGTGCACGCTGGTGGCCTGTCTGGGAGCGGCGATCCTCCAGCACGACTACTACAAGGATCTGTGCGCCCTGCTCTTCTGCGCCGTGATTGCCGGAGCCCAGTACTCGCTGGTGAAGAGTGTCCAGCCGGATGCGGCGTCTCCCGTGCATGGATTCAACAAGACGGTGGCCTATTCCCGGGCCATTTACTTCTGCTTGGGAGGCggcctgctgttgctgctgaaaCGCCTGAACACGGACTACGAGGATCGTCCACCCGACCCGGTGGTGTTCTTTGGGATGCGCTACTCACCGGCCGACGTGGTGGCCCTGCTCCTGCAGGCTCTCTACGTTCTGTTACTCTGCTTTCCGGTCATCTTCTCGGTGGGCCTGTGTCCGCAGATCAACACGTTCCTCATGTACCTGCTGGAGCAGATCGATATGCACGTTTTTGGCGGCAACGCGGCCAGCAGTTTGTTGG GCTCCTTTCTCTGCGTGGTGCGCTCGGTTCTGGCGGTGATGCTGCTCTACGGACCCCTATATGGGGCTCTGGACGAGCAGCGGGGCACTCAGTACATCCTGTTCTCCATATTCTGCGCCATGCTGGTGCCGCTGGGCTACCATCTGTCGCGCTGCGCCAGCGACTTCAGCCACCTGTGGCGGCTGATCAAGACGTGCATTGTGAGTACCTACCGggacgacgaggacgaggagctCAGCCACGTGGCGGCTGTGACGGGGCCTGCGCTCCAGCTGGCAACCAGCACTCCGAAGCAGCGAAGGGTCGCCGACCCGAAGACGGAGCAGGAGCAGATCGAGCTCAGCTCACTGGAGAAGCTGGCCATCAACGAGGAGCAGCCCGAGCAGGCGGAGGAGGCCCTGGAACTGGAGCAGGATCAGGGGCTGGAGCAGAAGCCGCACAGCAAGTCGAAGGCCTCCTCGTTAGGCAGTAGCCAGCAGACTCTGGCCAAGAcgatcagcagcagcaagagAGCCATTACCGCCTCCAGTTCGTATGCCTCGATTGGAGGAGCTGCCGGCGAAGGGACTGCAGAGCAAGCAGTGGCAGCTGGGGAAGTGCCAGCGGAGGGAGAAGACCAACCGCCAGGGGAGGAGACCAGCAAACGGGAACTGGCCGAGGTCTACGACCTGGCAGCCAAAGAAGCCGAGGAGGCGGAGGACAAGATCTCCAGCTCTTCGGCCACAAATCCCGGGGACATATCCACCTTGACAGCCGGAGCGGGCACAGCCACCACAGATGCCACACCGGCATGCCTGGAACCAGATCCCGACGTGGAGGGTGAGATTACCGGTGCCGAGGAGAAGCATCATCCGCAGGGACAGTCAGCTGGAACAGGAACAGGCAACGGAACCACAGAGCCCAGCGAAAACACCAACAGTGGCAATGCTGGTGTCCATGCCGGCAATCCCAACGCTAGCGCTGGCAATGATCTGCCCGATCCTCTGCCCCGAAAACTCCAGGCCACGGTGACCACGCGACTGAAAAACGACCTGGTAGTGATGACTCTGCTGGCCGTCAGTGTCCTCGGACTCCACTGCAGCACGGTGTTCACGGCCCTCCAGCCGGATCTCAATGTGGTGCTGTACTGTTTCATCGGGGTTCTGGGGCTGCTGCTGCACTATGCGGTGCCCCAGATGCGGAAGCACATGCCCTGGCTGTGCTTTGCCCGGCCCCTGCTCCGGCAGCGGGAATTCGGACAGTTCGAGGTCCAGACGGCGCCGCAGATCATGTGGTTCGAGAAGCTGTACATTTACCTTAGTGTCCTCGAGCGGAACGTCCTGTTCCCGCTGCTGGCCATCTCCTCGCTGACCGCAGACTCTCAGCTGATTGTGGCCAAGTTCGGCCTGCCCTGGGGCACCCTCATCGTGGCCATCTGCGCCCTCAAGT TTGTGAGGAACGCCTACTCGGATCCCACGAACCAGTACCTGATAATCATCTTCACCGTGCTCCTGTTCCGCATCGACTTCTCCATGGCCACGGAGACCTTCATCATTGACTACTTCTTCGTCTCTCTAGCCTTCCGCAAGTGCTGTGACTTTCTGCTGAAG CTGCAATTCATTGTGACCTACATCGCCCCCTGGCAGATCACCTGGGGCTCTGCCTTCCACGCCTTCGCCCAGCCGTTCAGTGTGCCCCACTCGGCCATGCTGTTCCTGCAGGCCGGCATCTCCGCCCTGCTCTCCACGCCGCTGAATCCCTTTCTCGGCAGCGCCATATTCCTCACCTCGTATGTGCGGCCCATCAAGTTCTGGGAGCGGGACTACAACACCCGCCGCATAGATCACTCCAACACACGGCTCAGCTCCCAGTTGGAGCGGGACCTGGGTGCGGATGACAACAACCTTAATAGCATTTTCTACGAGCACCTCACCCGATCCCTGCAGCATTCCCTGTGCGGCGACCTGCTGATGGGGCGCTGGGGCAATGTCAACCAGGGCGACTGCTTTG TGCTCGCCTCCGATGATCTCAACTGTCTGGTGCACATCATCGAGCTGGGCAACGGCCTGTGCACCTTCCAGATGCGTGGCCTCGAGTTCCGAGGCACCTACTGCCAGCAGCGCGAAGTGGAGGCCATCACCGAGGACGTGGAGGACAACGacggctgctgctgttgtgaTCCCGGCCATTTGCCGCGCCTGCTCAGTGCCAACGCCATGTTCTCCACCCGGTGGCTAGCCTGGCAGGTAGTGGCCGCCCAGTACGTCATCGAGGGCTACTCCATCTCGGACAACCTGGCCAGCGCTACGCTGCAGGTGTTCGAGTACCGAAAGGTCCTCATCACCTACTACATCAAG CATCATCTACTACGTGGTGAAGAATCCCAAGCTGGAGCAGTGGCTGTCCTCCGGTCCCATCCAGGAAGCCCTGCAGCACACCCTGGGCCGGCAGTTCGTCGATCTGGATCCCATTTTCAACTTCAATCTGGACGAGGACTTTGA